From a single Ascaphus truei isolate aAscTru1 chromosome 2, aAscTru1.hap1, whole genome shotgun sequence genomic region:
- the PAG1 gene encoding phosphoprotein associated with glycosphingolipid-enriched microdomains 1 gives MPPLFGDMVGVKGGELSKEQTLFIAWGGLAAVSTFLFLTILIFLCSSCDRERKPKHQNGDHENLMNVPSDKETFSHSITSLATDPPASSYRNGAVSNGDVSEDSTTACSQPYEEVQSSLPDLSDSQDYTGKSTRCPQSRELPRIPPNSNIEAILSTTNVDNDAPLGTEGPYEVLKDSSSHDNIIEDSLYESVTEIKGVSASASTEERDTGKTLDVTIHCVDQKTSECRVDSAEYASVDHNRKSRQSINTQSAASTPTSQEDDVPPPVPQKLLDENENVQSKELEQEPEEQEETIEGASKDDKRHSSLSYKSREEDPRLTEEEISAMYSTLSKTGQSLRLQEDLSHYSYIQDVAAALSPTTCNGTYATVRDIDKSPNIIDLPQSMDRINGGSDPEYEAIATISREEERTISYSNSNQAVLPHGESDYESIGDLQQNGEYTRL, from the exons ATGCCGCCACTTTTTGGGGATATGGTGGGTGTGAAAGGTGGTGAGCTGAGCAAGGAACAAACCCTCTTCATTGCTTGGGGTGGGCTAGCTGCTGTATCGACATTCCTCTTCCTCACCATCCTCATCTTTCTCTGCTCCAGCTGTGATAG AGAGAGAAAACCGAAACATCAAAATGGGGACCATGAAAATCTGATGAATGTG CCTTCGGATAAGGAAACATTCAGCCACTCTATCACCAGCCTGGCAACAGACCCACCTGCCAGTAGTTACCGGAACGGTGCAGTCAGTAATGGTGATG TGTCAGAAGATAGTACAACTGCGTGCAGTCAGCCTTATGAAGAAGTGCAGAGTTCTCTCCCCGACCTTTCTGATTCTCAGGACTATACGGGGAAATCCACAAGGTGCCCTCAAAGCAGAgagttacccagaatccctcctAACAGTAATATAGAAGCTATCCTTTCAACAACAAATGTAGACAATGATGCTCCTCTTGGAACTGAAGGACCCTATGAGGTGCTGAAAGACAGTTCCTCGCATGACAATATTATTGAAGATTCCCTGTACGAAAGTGTAACAGAAATAAAGGGTGTAAGTGCATCAGCCAGTACAGAAGAAAGAGATACAGGCAAAACTCTGGATGTCACTATTCACTGTGTAGATCAGAAGACATCCGAATGCAGGGTGGACTCTGCAGAATATGCCTCTGTAGATCACAACAGAAAGAGCAGACAGAGCATCAATACACAAAGTGCAGCAAGCACTCCAACATCTCAAGAAGATGACGTTCCTCCTCCTGTGCCTCAGAAACTCCTAGATGAGAATGAAAATGTGCAAAGCAAGGAGTTGGAGCAGGAACCAGAGGAACAAGAAGAAACCATAGAGGGAGCAAGTAAAGATGACAAG AGACACAGTTCCTTATCCTACAAGTCTCGGGAAGAAGACCCGCGTCTTACAGAAGAGGAA ATTTCAGCAATGTATTCTACTTTGTCTAAAACTGGACAGTCCCTCCGGCTACAAGAAGATCTCTCGCATTACTCTTACATTCAAGATGTTGCAGCGGCCCTATCCCCAACTACTTGTAATGGCACCTATGCTACAGTCCGGGACATCGATAAAAGCCCAAACATTATTGACCTGCCACAATCAATGGACAGAATAAATGGGGGGTCGGATCCTGAATATGAAGCCATCGCTACCATAAGCAGAGAAGAGGAGAGGACTATATCCTACTCAAATTCTAACCAAGCTGTTCTCCCACATGGAGAAAGCGACTACGAAAGCATTGGTGATTTACAACAAAATGGGGAATACACAAGACTTTGA